A part of Silurus meridionalis isolate SWU-2019-XX chromosome 18, ASM1480568v1, whole genome shotgun sequence genomic DNA contains:
- the c18h1orf198 gene encoding uncharacterized protein C1orf198 homolog, producing the protein MAATAMDVSVTDARLSEAKKYEYFSSINSMARKIMQEREKIKEKYGSAWEGMSPEEQDTAIDDGMMEPRIRARYTMHRTDREEVPCYPKMVIQTGQKIVHFGEEDITWQDEHSAPFSWETRSQMEFSVIGGTPEPASVSAVTESKPRTSQSGKLPGIEGSGSSRRDEESSFWKLNAERSRLEGEKADFQSLTPSQIKYLEKGEKPLPPYLRSDSGSREAQEPAGGRPGKPRVSKPLAPPPPAPVSLSPAPLSVPLAPLSVPLAPLSVPLAPLSAPPAALSAPPAPINVSPVPLSITPAPVVPLGGWERAQSTLPSVSSTLDDVFSPGLGTKTPSETTRDKVKEDETQIESPAFSQYNTSSAILKTGFDFLDNW; encoded by the exons atggccgCCACGGCGATGGACGTCTCCGTGACAGACGCGCGGCTTAGCGAGGCGAAAAAGTATGAGTACTTCAGCTCGATCAACTCTATGGCCCGTAAGATCATGCAGGAGCGAGAGAAGATCAAGGAGAAGTACGGCTCGGCCTGGGAGGGCATGTCTCCAGAGGAGCAGGACACGGCCATCGACGACGGGATGATGGAGCCGAGGATCCGCGCTCGATACACTATGCACCGGACCGACCGAGAGGAAGTTCCCTGCTACCCCAAAATGGTGATCCAGACCGGGCAAAAGATCGTCCACTTTGGAGAGGAG GATATAACCTGGCAGGACGAACACTCTGCGCCTTTTTCTTGGGAGACCAGA agTCAGATGGAATTTAGCGTAATCGGCGGCACCCCTGAGCCCGCCTCGGTGTCCGCCGTGACCGAGTCCAAGCCCCGAACTTCTCAGAGCGGAAAGCTGCCCGGGATCGAGGGCTCGGGGTCGAGTCGTCGCGACGAGGAGTCGTCGTTCTGGAAGCTGAACGCAGAGAGGTCGAGGCTGGAGGGAGAGAAGGCCGACTTTCAGTCGCTCACACCCAGTCAGATCAAGTACCTGGAGAAAGGGGAGAAGCCGCTGCCGCCGTACCTGAGGTCAGATTCCGGGTCCAGGGAGGCGCAGGAGCCTGCGGGAGGTCGCCCCGGCAAACCGAGGGTGTCCAAACCTCTGGCTCCACCCCCTCCTGCCCCGGTCAGTCTCAGCCCTGCGCCTCTGAGCGTCCCCCTTGCGCCTCTGAGCGTCCCCCTTGCGCCTCTGAGCGTCCCCCTTGCGCCTCTAAGCGCCCCCCCAGCGGCTCTTAGCGCCCCCCCTGCACCAATAAATGTCTCTCCGGTGCCACTGAGCATCACCCCAGCACCTGTTGTGCCCCTGGGCGGCTGGGAGAGGGCACAGTCCACGCTGCCGTCCGTCAGCAGCACTTTGGACGACGTGTTCAGTCCCGGCCTGGGCACCAAAACGCCGTCAGAGACAACTAGAGACAAAGTGAAGGAGGACGAGACGCAAATTGAAAGCCCTGCCTTTTCACAg TACAATACGAGCAGTGCCATCCTGAAGACCGGCTTCGACTTCTTGGACAACTGGTAA
- the clec11a gene encoding C-type lectin domain family 11 member A: protein MGFAVLLLAALALPCSSSWTEGEGNSTSFAQDQTAQEIQSDSDGVRARGDTPDIEEPEPTVAESDYESNYNYLLSRLAAMDQAIHKLNVGHYTLDVKVSQLLDRLLRLEGKVADVEDSIHDMSNFCRDNRKEIGRLEGCVKGQKVGQKCFLVYRLYDTYVGASQKCQERGGRMAMPRDRREQEALAEYVKLALPGSNWPVWLGINDLRSEGLYLFDDGTRVTYFQWRKHFLSSQPDGGKRENCVAMSSDDGDWWDNYCDRRMYYLCEFEA, encoded by the exons aTGGGCTTCGCAGTGCTCCTGCTTGCTGCGTTGGCATTGCCGTGTTCCTCCTCCTGGACTGAGGGTGAAGGAAACAGCACCTCGTTCGCCCAGGATCAGACTGCTCAGGAGATTCAG AGTGACTCAGACGGAGTGAGAGCGAGGGGAGACACTCCAGACATCGAGGAGCCCGAGCCCACCGTCGCGGAGTCCGACTACGAGAGCAACTACAACTACTTGT TGTCCAGGCTGGCGGCGATGGACCAGGCCATCCATAAGCTGAACGTGGGCCACTACACGCTGGACGTGAAGGTGAGCCAGCTGCTGGACAGGCTGCTGCGTCTAGAGGGCAAAGTGGCTGACGTCGAGGACTCCATCCACGATATGTCGAACTTCTGCAGGGACAATCGCAAGGAAATTGGCCGTTTGGAAG GTTGCGTGAAGGGTCAGAAGGTGGGGCAGAAGTGCTTCCTGGTGTACCGCTTGTACGACACGTATGTCGGCGCGTCTCAGAAATGCCAGGAGCGTGGAGGACGCATGGCGATGCCACGGGACCGGCGTGAACAAGAGGCTCTGGCGGAGTACGTGAAGCTGGCACTGCCTGGCAGTAACTGGCCCGTCTGGCTGGGCATTAACGACCTGCGCTCTGAAGGCCTCTACCTGTTTGACGATGGTACGCGTGTGACCTACTTCCAGTGGAGGAAGCATTTCCTGTCCAGCCAGCCAGACGGCGGGAAACGGGAGAACTGCGTTGCCATGTCGTCCGACGATGGAGACTGGTGGGATAACTACTGCGACCGGCGCATGTACTACCTGTGCGAGTTCGAAGCTTGA
- the rps6kc1 gene encoding ribosomal protein S6 kinase delta-1 — protein MISQRERGELARFYTVTEPKKHKKGYTVYKVTARIISRKNPEDVQEITVWKRYSDFKKLHKDLWQIHKNLYRQSELFPPFAKAKVFGRFDDSVIEERRQCSEDLLQFSANIPALYASQYIQDFFKDGEVQDGSELIGPAEPFSDFLADSQSDSSSEVHRSVGGVDDSTLTSQSEYGGPSSDSDLISLLVDGDSLPDLDDGMGSGCSSPNLPAGGSGRSASPKRTEVDPRRAIRAALFSSQQKKDYLEKASEQISLALQKEVEQDYASAFFYYRSGVDLLLQGVQGEVSPRKREAVKRKTAEYLMRAELIASTYLKDNMGQNSTQNRALAAQCCKGSWGQQSQADELHNYRVLGVIDKVLLVMDKRTQEMFVLKGLRKSSECGRVKKTIVPRTVPNMVRLRKFIVSEDSVFLLLQYAEGGKLWSHITKYLHEGSQEDSFDIPFIQKSHTTTVHCTDALISSESSGSRPSVELQEDQEEDESLPIKTVQKANSSQVPLSGSSGEEECTSSYLTLCHEYEQNKVESEALGEEEEDAKEAEENVGGDSSGAEALLRSYRGSVFSSDSLCSPVGVHELRFFTEEDEELIDPPALDSLDNLKRSPMELFRIDSKDSADASRTLFSTSDLGSEVTEVTEDPLEIGEVVEVKGHLSDMWRFDSDQGSNESVPVISFKDATAEDTNTSLLDEGQPPDLLVNLPGITGGTGNDLEEEFAAAGVAFALEAKPSPQFGKPDVLQLGEEAGLELSVKEHVPVLRSQSTPEASEQKGYDPPLNRNMESQTQSLPFDSLIFRTEIEPSHPPSSAESDATQKKKGRSVSEIFRELDELAEVALHTHLPEALVRSWAVDMLLALDALHQEGIICRDLNPNNILLDYKGHVELTYFCSWSEVEESCDPAAITKMYCAPEVGGISEETAACDWWSLGAILFELLTGKSLHQCHPAGISRHTALNIPDSVSEESRSLLEQLLQYNPVERLGAGVGGVEEIKSHPFFAHVNWPN, from the exons ATGATCTCACAGAGGGAACGAGGAGAACTGGCTCGATTTTACACCGTGACCGAGccgaaaaaacacaaaaagggaTACACGGTTTATAAAGTCACAGCCAGG ATCATCTCCAGGAAGAATCCCGAAGACGTCCAGGAG aTCACGGTGTGGAAGCGCTACAGCGACTTTAAGAAGCTCCATAAAGACCTGTGGCAGATCCACAAGAACCTCTACAGACAGTCGGAGCTTTTTCCTCCGTTCGCCAAAGCCAAAGTCTTcg gcAGGTTTGATGATTCTGTGATCGAGGAACGGAGGCAGTGTTCAGAAGACCTGCTTCAGTTCAGCGCTAATATTCCAGCTCTTTATGCTAGccagtacatacaggatttcTTTAAG gaCGGAGAAGTGCAGGACGGTTCCGAGCTCATCGGTCCGGCAGAACCCTTTTCCGACTTCCTAGCCGACAGCCAATCAGACAGCAGCTCTGAAG TGCATAGGAGCGTTGGCGGCGTGGATGATTCGACCCTGACCAGTCAATCAGAGTATGGAG gTCCATCCAGTGACAGTGATCTGATTTCCCTGCTGGTGGATGGAGACTCCCTGCCCGACTTGGACGATGGAATGGGCTCCGGTTGCAGTTCCCCAAACCTGCCTGCCGGAGGTAGCGGACGTTCGGCGTCCCCAAAGCGGACAGAGGTAGACCCAAGGCGGGCCATCAGGGCGGCGCTTTTCTCCAGCCAGCAGAAGAAGGATTACTTGGAGAAAGCCAGCGAGCAGATCAGCCTTGCTTTGCAGAAAGAGGTGGAGCAGGACTACGCCTCTGCTTTCTTCTACTACCGCAGTGGAGTGGATTTACTGCTGCAGGGAGTCCAAG gtgaaGTGAGTCCGCGCAAGAGGGAAGCCGTGAAAAGGAAGACGGCCGAGTATCTGATGCGCGCTGAGCTAATCGCTAGCACCTACCTGAAAGACAACATGGGCCAGAACTCCACTCAGAACCGG gcgcTGGCTGCTCAGTGTTGTAAGGGGTCATGGGGTCAGCAGAGTCAGGCTGATGAACTACACAACTACAGAGTCCTGGGGGTGATCGATAAG GTGCTTCTGGTCATGGACAAGAGGACGCAGGAAATGTTCGTCCTCAAG GGCTTGAGGAAGAGCAGCGAGTGCGGACGAGTGAAGAAGACTATCGTCCCCCGCACGGTCCCCAACATGGTACGGCTCAGGAAGTTCATCGTCTCCGAGGACTCCGTGTTCCTGTTGCTGCAGTACgccgagg GAGGTAAATTATGGTCCCACATTACCAAGTACCTCCATGAAGGTAGTCAAGAAGACAGCTTTGACATCCCCTTCATCCAGAAGTCCCACACGACGACAGTTCACTGCACCGATGCCCTGATCAGCTCAGAGAGCAGCGGCTCACGGCCCAGCGTGGAGTTACAAGAGGACCAGGAGGAAGACGAGTCCCTGCCGATTAAGACTGTCCAGAAAGCAAACAGCTCACAAGTCCCCCTGTCCGGCTCTTCAGGGGAAGAGGAGTGCACCAGTAGCTACTTGACTCTGTGCCATGAGTATGAGCAGAATAAGGTGGAGTCTGAGGCTCtgggagaggaagaggaagatgcaAAAGAGGCAGAGGAAAATGTCGGAGGCGACAGTTCTGGTGCAGAGGCGTTACTGAGGTCATACCGAGGCTCGGTTTTCAGCAGCGATAGTCTGTGTTCTCCAGTTGGTGTGCACGAGCTGCGCTTCTTCACTGAAGAAGATGAGGAGCTTATCGACCCCCCTGCTCTTGATTCTCTGGACAATTTAAAACGTTCTCCCATGGAGTTGTTTCGGATCGACAGCAAAGACAGTGCTGACGCCTCGCGAACATTGTTCTCCACCTCAGACCTGGGCTCGGAGGTAACAGAGGTCACTGAGGATCCTTTGGAGATCGGCGAGGTAGTGGAGGTTAAAGGTCACCTGAGTGATATGTGGCGTTTCGATAGCGATCAGGGTTCTAATGAATCCGTGCCTGTGATTTCGTTTAAAGATGCCACGGCGGAGGACACGAACACATCCCTTCTGGACGAAGGACAACCTCCAGACCTTTTAGTCAACCTTCCAGGGATCACCGGGGGCACGGGGAATGATCTGGAGGAGGAGTTTGCAGCCGCAGGTGTGGCTTTTGCTCTTGAAGCCAAGCCCTCGCCTCAGTTTGGCAAACCGGATGTCCTCCAGCTGGGCGAGGAAGCAGGCCTGGAACTATCCGTCAAGGAACATGTTCCGGTTTTACGCAGCCAGTCGACCCCGGAGGCGTCTGAACAGAAAGGCTATGATCCTCCTCTAAACCGCAACATGGAATCCCAAACACAGTCCCTTCCCTTTGATTCCCTTATTTTCAGGACTGAAATCGAACCCTCCCACCCTCCATCCTCTGCAGAGTCAGACGCTACTCAGAAGAAGAAAGGTCGGAGTGTGTCTGAGATATTCCGGGAGCTGGACGAGTTGGCCGAGGTGGCTTTGCACACACATCTACCCGAGGCACTGGTGAGGAGCTGGGCGGTGGACATGCTGCTTGCTCTCGACGCGCTGCATCAAGAGGGAATCATCTGCAGAGACCTTAATCCCAACAACATACTGCTGGATTACAAAG GTCATGTCGAGCTGACTTATTTCTGTAGCTGGAGCGAAGTGGAGGAATCCTGCGACCCGGCCGCCATCACCAAGATGTACTGTGCGCCAG